A region from the Helicoverpa armigera isolate CAAS_96S chromosome 6, ASM3070526v1, whole genome shotgun sequence genome encodes:
- the LOC110381253 gene encoding larval/pupal rigid cuticle protein 66, whose protein sequence is MFVKFVVSFALVAVVCASNDLSSFSYSVADPYTGDFKHQIENRIDNNVQGQYSLLESDGTRRTVDYAAGAQGFNAVVRKDPALIAAAPAISYAAPAISYAAPAISYAAPAIATKAFAAPISYAAAPLSFAKFGAINYATPFPYARYY, encoded by the exons ATGTTTGTGAAG TTCGTCGTATCCTTCGCCTTGGTGGCCGTGGTGTGCGCCAGCAACGACCTGTCCAGCTTCTCGTACAGCGTGGCGGACCCCTACACCGGCGACTTCAAGCACCAGATCGAGAACCGCATCGACAACAACGTGCAGGGCCAGTACTCGCTGCTGGAGTCGGACGGCACGCGCCGCACCGTGGACTACGCCGCCGGCGCCCAAGGCTTCAACGCCGTCGTGCGCAAGGACCCCGCGCTCATCGCCGCCGCCCCTGCCATCTCCTACGCTGCCCCTGCCATCTCCTACGCGGCTCCTGCGATCTCTTATGCGGCCCCTGCCATCGCTACTAAAGCTTTCGCCGCCCCCATCTCCTACGCCGCTGCTCCTCTGAGCTTCGCCAAGTTTGGAGCCATCAACTACGCTACCCCCTTCCCCTACGCCCGATACTATTGA
- the LOC135117006 gene encoding cuticle protein 18.6-like: MIHKLAVLSGLVISASCMLLHQPRIPFAGVQPSYYDSNPNYNFAYEVNDAHTGDIKSQHESRRGDTVLGQYSLLQPDGIRRTVDYRADDHTGFQATVNNDGRAAGHAQTVSNDIGRYPNLAVQSYNAYPPPTAHPSSAPIPVAYSRSSFSQTISHGSAALAHNPWP; this comes from the exons ATGATCCATAag CTAGCAGTCCTCTCCGGGTTGGTGATATCCGCATCCTGCATGCTGCTGCATCAGCCTCGTATACCATTCGCTGGAGTACAACCTTCATACTACGACTCGAATCCCAACTACAACTTTGCTTACGAAGTCAACGATGCCCACACTGGTGACATTAAAAGCCAACATGAAAGCAGACGAGGCGACACTGTTCTAGGACAGTACTCCTTGCTCCAACCTGATGGCATCCGAAGAACGGTAGACTACAGAGCTGATGACCATACCGGCTTCCAAGCCACTGTGAACAATGATGGAAGAGCGGCCGGCCATGCTCAAACAGTAAGCAATGATATCGGGAGATATCCCAACCTTGCTGTCCAGTCGTACAATGCCTACCCTCCCCCAACTGCCCACCCTTCCTCAGCACCCATTCCAGTAGCCTACTCCAGGTCTTCATTCTCTCAAACCATTTCTCATGGATCTGCTGCCTTAGCCCATAACCCCTGGCCGTAA
- the LOC110381229 gene encoding larval/pupal rigid cuticle protein 66, with the protein MAAKFVIVALLVAAAQGSAIHGGDYTSFSYGVSDPHTGDVKSQHETRVGDSVVGQYSLLDSDGTKRTVDYAADAHSGFNAVVRKDPALLAHAAPVLAHAAPVVAHAAPLAYAAPIAHAAPVAHGYSHGVATYGAVAAAPLAYSAGVYGAHAAPLAYGAGLYGAHAAPLAHGAIAYGAHGAHSLYGAHLY; encoded by the exons atggCAGCTAAG TTCGTGATCGTAGCTCTTCTGGTGGCGGCTGCTCAGGGCAGCGCGATCCACGGCGGCGACTACACCAGCTTCTCGTACGGCGTGTCCGACCCGCACACCGGCGACGTGAAGAGCCAGCACGAGACCCGCGTCGGAGACAGCGTGGTCGGCCAGTACTCGCTGCTCGACTCCGACGGCACAAAGCGCACCGTCGACTACGCCGCTGACGCGCACTCCGGCTTCAACGCCGTCGTCCGCAAAGACCCCGCTCTGCTCGCTCACGCCGCTCCCGTGCTCGCTCACGCCGCTCCCGTGGTGGCGCACGCCGCTCCCCTCGCCTACGCCGCCCCCATCGCTCACGCCGCTCCCGTCGCTCACGGCTACTCGCACGGCGTGGCCACCTACGGCGCGGTCGCCGCCGCTCCCCTCGCCTACAGCGCCGGAGTGTACGGCGCGCACGCCGCTCCCCTCGCCTACGGCGCCGGACTCTACGGTGCTCACGCCGCTCCCCTCGCTCACGGTGCCATCGCTTACGGCGCTCACGGCGCTCACTCTCTCTACGGCGCCCACCTCTACTag
- the LOC110382272 gene encoding larval/pupal rigid cuticle protein 66: MASKFVIVALLVAAAQGSAIHGGDYTSFSYGVSDPHTGDVKSQHETRVGDSVVGQYSLLDSDGTKRTVDYAADAHSGFNAVVRKDPALLAHAAPVLAHAAPVVAHAAPLTYAAPIAHGYSHGVATYGAVAAAPLAYSAGVYGAHAAPLAYGAGLYGAHAAPLAHGAIAYGAHGAHSLYGAHLY; the protein is encoded by the exons ATGGCATCAAAG TTCGTGATCGTAGCTCTTCTGGTGGCGGCTGCTCAGGGCAGCGCGATCCACGGCGGCGACTACACCAGCTTCTCGTACGGCGTGTCCGACCCGCACACCGGCGACGTGAAGAGCCAGCACGAGACCCGCGTCGGAGACAGCGTGGTCGGCCAGTACTCGCTGCTCGACTCCGACGGCACAAAGCGCACCGTCGACTACGCCGCTGACGCGCACTCCGGCTTCAACGCCGTCGTCCGCAAAGACCCCGCTCTGCTCGCTCACGCCGCTCCCGTGCTCGCTCACGCCGCTCCCGTGGTGGCGCACGCCGCTCCCCTAACCTACGCCGCCCCCATCGCTCACGGCTACTCCCACGGCGTGGCCACCTACGGCGCGGTCGCCGCCGCTCCCCTCGCCTACAGCGCCGGAGTGTACGGCGCGCACGCCGCTCCCCTCGCCTACGGCGCCGGACTCTACGGTGCTCACGCCGCTCCCCTCGCTCACGGTGCCATCGCTTACGGCGCTCACGGCGCTCACTCTCTCTACGGCGCCCACCTCTACTag